Within Mucilaginibacter inviolabilis, the genomic segment ACCTGGCTTAAACGTATCCATATTTATTAAAAACAAAACCCCTACATGATGCGTGCAGGGGTTTCTACGTCTACCGATATCAGGAATAATCTTTCCCTGATTATTGATAGGTTATTAAAATTTGCTTCATTGATTTAGCTATAATGATTAATGTAATTCAACTCCAACCACTTGGCCATCATTGTCTATATTAACAAATGCAAAAGTTAGGTAATAGCGATTAGTGTTATAAGATTGTTGCTGATAGTAATTGATACCTCCATAACCATCATCTGCATGCCCAGCATATTTATCGTAAGTACCCGAATAATTAACTCCAACAGTAGTTTCAAGGTAGTATTTTCCCGGCTTTAGGTTTGGAAAGGTAAATTCTCCTGTTGAATTTGTAATAGCTGTATAATGATAATACCATGCTTGCTTACTCATGTAAACAAACCTAAGCTTTTTTTCATTTTGCTTTTTCTTTTTTAAATCAAGAAATTCCAACAAATACGGTGTTACCGGAAACAGCACTACTGTGGAGCGATTAGCATTTATTCGTGATGCAAACAAAGCCTTATTTCCGTTTGCAGCCCTACGTACATAAGCAACACCTTTTATAGTAGAAGCGCCGCGCCCCAAGGCATTAATAGCTACCACTGAGTCAAACTTTGTTTGCGGGTATATATAAGTAGTGTCATTTCTTTCGGGTTGTACATATTGGCCTCTCGCAATAAATGTAAAAAGAGTAAACGCCAGCATTAAAGGGATTGTTTTCATTCGATATGTTTTAACGTTTGTTACATCTAAGTTTGATCAAATAAATATGATTTTATAAGAAAAATGACAGCATATATTTTAATCCCGCAGGATTAAAGCACTTTTTAGAAATTTGGATTTAAATTAAACAATGCTCCAGACACAACTCTATTTTTATAAGTAGTTGACTAAAAACACTTAAAAGGCCGATTCAAAAAAGCCCATATCGATCATCAAACTAAAAAGCCCCGCGAATATGCGGGGCTTGATTATAAAAAAAACCGACAAATAAAAATACCCCTATTATTTACGTACCGGCAAGATCGATCGCTTACGGTTTAGTGATGGCAATATCTATTTTCCCATCTTCCATACCTTCTATATTCTTGTCAGTAAATATGGTTTTGGAAGTCTTCTCCAGGGCAGTTAACAGATCTTCTGTACTACCTTTGGCATGAGCTACTAAAATTACAGAACCGGTACCGCTAAACTTCATTTTGGTGCTATCAACCCCGGCGCAGGCTTTCACATTGGCATTCAGTTTCCGGAGATTTTCCATGGTAATACCTTTTATGGTGATAACTGTTTTATACCCTGTAAGCGCATTGGCAGGTGCAGATGCAGTTGCATCAGCTTTCTTTTTCTTTTTAAAGATCCCTAAAACTTTGTCGCCGGTGCCACCAGCCCGGTTTGCAGTGCTCGACGCATTATCTGCTTTGTTAAGTAAACTGTTTGCTT encodes:
- a CDS encoding prealbumin-like fold domain-containing protein; this translates as MKTIPLMLAFTLFTFIARGQYVQPERNDTTYIYPQTKFDSVVAINALGRGASTIKGVAYVRRAANGNKALFASRINANRSTVVLFPVTPYLLEFLDLKKKKQNEKKLRFVYMSKQAWYYHYTAITNSTGEFTFPNLKPGKYYLETTVGVNYSGTYDKYAGHADDGYGGINYYQQQSYNTNRYYLTFAFVNIDNDGQVVGVELH